Proteins from one Piscinibacter lacus genomic window:
- the prpF gene encoding 2-methylaconitate cis-trans isomerase PrpF — protein MAHAPQIKVPATYMRGGTSKGVFFRLHELPPAAQVPGPARDRLFQRVIGSPDPYDAQIDGMGGATSSTSKCVILSKSTQPGHDVDYLYGQVSIDKDFVDWSGNCGNLSTAAGAFAIHSGFIPAERLAADGMCTVRIWQANIRKTILAHVPVRGGQVQETGDFELDGVTFPAAEIVLEFLDPSDEGEDGGALFPTGNLVDALEVPGLGTIPATMITAGIPTVFVKAADIGCTGTELREAINGDTAALRHFEALRVAGALRMGLIKTPEEAATRQHTPKIAFVAPPADYTASSGKTIAAQDVDLLVRALSMGKLHHAMMGTAAVAVGTAAAIPGTLVNLAAGGGARESVRFGHPSGTLRVGAAAEQRDGQWVVTKAIMSRSARILMEGWVRVPADGLGSARD, from the coding sequence ATGGCCCACGCTCCGCAGATCAAGGTGCCGGCCACCTACATGCGCGGCGGCACGTCCAAGGGCGTATTCTTCCGCCTGCATGAGCTGCCGCCCGCAGCCCAGGTGCCGGGCCCAGCGCGCGACCGGCTGTTCCAGCGGGTGATCGGCAGCCCCGACCCTTATGACGCCCAGATCGACGGCATGGGCGGCGCCACCTCCAGCACCAGCAAGTGCGTGATCCTCTCCAAGAGCACGCAGCCCGGCCATGACGTGGACTACCTCTACGGCCAAGTCTCGATCGACAAGGACTTCGTCGACTGGTCCGGCAACTGCGGCAACCTGTCCACCGCGGCCGGCGCCTTCGCCATCCATTCCGGCTTCATCCCGGCGGAGCGCCTGGCGGCGGACGGCATGTGCACCGTGCGCATCTGGCAGGCCAACATCCGCAAGACCATCCTGGCCCATGTGCCGGTGCGCGGCGGCCAGGTGCAGGAGACCGGCGACTTCGAACTCGATGGCGTGACCTTCCCGGCCGCCGAGATCGTGCTGGAGTTCCTCGACCCGTCCGACGAGGGCGAGGACGGCGGCGCGCTCTTCCCCACCGGCAACTTGGTGGACGCGCTGGAGGTGCCGGGCCTGGGCACGATCCCGGCCACGATGATCACCGCCGGCATCCCCACCGTCTTCGTCAAGGCCGCCGACATCGGCTGCACCGGCACCGAGCTGCGCGAGGCGATCAACGGCGATACGGCCGCGCTCAGGCACTTCGAAGCCCTCCGCGTGGCGGGCGCGCTGCGCATGGGCCTGATCAAGACGCCCGAGGAAGCCGCCACCCGCCAGCACACGCCCAAGATCGCCTTCGTCGCCCCGCCAGCCGACTACACCGCGTCCAGCGGCAAGACCATTGCGGCGCAGGATGTGGACCTGCTGGTCCGCGCGCTGTCCATGGGCAAGCTGCACCACGCCATGATGGGCACGGCGGCAGTGGCCGTCGGCACCGCGGCAGCCATTCCCGGCACCCTGGTCAACCTGGCCGCCGGCGGCGGCGCGCGCGAGTCGGTGCGCTTCGGCCACCCCTCGGGCACGCTGCGCGTCGGCGCGGCAGCCGAGCAGCGCGACGGCCAGTGGGTGGTCACCAAGGCCATCATGAGCCGCAGCGCCCGCATCCTGATGGAAGGCTGGGTGCGCGTGCCCGCGGACGGTCTCGGATCGGCACGGGATTGA